In Triticum urartu cultivar G1812 chromosome 6, Tu2.1, whole genome shotgun sequence, the following proteins share a genomic window:
- the LOC125514255 gene encoding indole-3-acetic acid-induced protein ARG7-like, whose protein sequence is MGEQGRASNKIRDIVRLQQLLRKWKRLALTPKAGSRHGGGGGAAGVPRGFFAVCVGEEMRRFVIPTEYLGHWAFEELLREAEEEFGFRHEGALRIPCDVEVFEGILRLVGGKKEALSYSSSEHGILCT, encoded by the coding sequence ATGGGGGAGCAAGGCAGGGCGAGCAACAAGATCAGGGACATCGTGAGGCTGCAGCAGCTCCTCAGGAAGTGGAAGCGGCTCGCGCTCACGCCCAAGGCCGGCAGCAGGCacggtggtggcggtggtgctgCCGGCGTCCCGCGGGGCTTCTTCGCGGTGTGCGTCGGGGAGGAGATGAGGAGGTTCGTGATCCCCACGGAGTACCTCGGGCACTGGGCGTTCGAGGAGCTGCTCAGGGAGGCCGAGGAGGAGTTCGGGTTCCGGCACGAGGGCGCCCTGAGGATCCCCTGCGACGTGGAGGTGTTCGAGGGCATCCTGAGGCTTGTGGGCGGGAAGAAGGAGGCCCTGTCCTACAGCTCTTCGGAGCATGGGATCTTGTGCACATGA
- the LOC125515199 gene encoding auxin-induced protein 15A-like, whose translation MMMGYFWAPRKSAAVERDQSLRAGLLVDGGSGEAAAVPKGYFAVYVGAEARRFVVPMSYLHQPAFRALMELAAEEFGFGQAGGLRIPCREEDFVAIVAALEATAESRQRRRSAAGRKSRSNATPW comes from the coding sequence ATGATGATGGGGTACTTCTGGGCGCCGAGGAAGTCGGCGGCGGTAGAGAGGGACCAGAGCCTGCGGGCGGGGCTGCTCGTCGACGGAggcagcggcgaggcggcggcggtgcccAAGGGGTACTTCGCGGTGTACGTGGGCGCGGAGGCGCGGCGGTTCGTGGTGCCGATGAGCTACCTCCACCAGCCGGCGTTCCGGGCGCTCATGGAGCTGGCGGCCGAGGAGTTCGGCTTCGGCCAGGCCGGCGGGCTCCGCATCCCCTGCCGCGAGGAGGACTTCGTCGCCATCGTCGCCGCACTCGAGGCCACGGCCGAGTCGCGCCAGCGCCGGCGGAGCGCCGCCGGCAGGAAGAGCAGGAGCAACGCCACACCATGGTGA
- the LOC125514254 gene encoding KIN17-like protein has product MGKSDFLTPKAIANRIKAKGLQKLRWYCQMCQKQCRDENGFKCHCMSESHQRQMAIFGQAPDRVVEGFSDEFLEEFLTLLRRAHRSSRVAATVIYNEFIADRHHVHMNSTRWATLTEFVKFLGREGHAKVEDTPKGWFITYIDRDSEQAIKARLKRKRVKSDLAEDERQELMIARQIERAQKAQANGEEDDDANADDDLGSEDDEYSGSDEDDQEEHQEEGKEANKPTGKIAIALQRAVPPPKINPFDDKPKMKFGFEEEEEEVPNKKAKVAGKATDTRRSAIDDLMKEEEKAKERSNRKDYWLCPGIVVKVMSKSLAEKGYYKQKGLVKRVIDKYVGEIEMLESKHVLRVDQDELETVLPQIGGLVRIVNGAYRGSNARLLSVDTERFSAKLQVEKGLYDGKVLKAIEYEDICKVAQ; this is encoded by the coding sequence ATGGGGAAGAGCGACTTCCTGACGCCCAAGGCGATCGCGAACCGGATCAAGGCCAAGGGGCTGCAGAAGCTGCGGTGGTACTGCCAGATGTGCCAGAAGCAGTGCCGCGACGAGAACGGCTTCAAGTGCCACTGCATGTCGGAGTCGCACCAGCGGCAGATGGCCATCTTCGGCCAGGCCCCCGACCGCGTCGTTGAGGGCTTCTCCGACGAGTTCCTCGAGGAGTTCCTCACCCTGCTCCGCCGCGCCCACCGCAGCTCCCGCGTCGCCGCCACCGTCATCTACAACGAGTTCATCGCCGACCGCCACCACGTGCACATGAACTCCACCCGCTGGGCCACGCTCACCGAGTTCGTCAAGTTCCTCGGCCGCGAGGGCCACGCCAAGGTCGAGGACACGCCCAAGGGCTGGTTCATCACCTACATCGACCGCGACTCGGAGCAGGCCATCAAGGCCAGGCTCAAGCGCAAGAGGGTCAAGTCCGACCTCGCCGAGGACGAGCGCCAGGAGCTCATGATTGCCCGTCAGATCGAGCGTGCACAGAAAGCCCAGGCTAATGGCGAAGAAGACGATGATGCTAATGCTGATGATGACCTCGGCAGCGAGGATGATGAGTATTCGGGATCAGACGAGGATGATCAGGAAGAACATCAGGAGGAGGGGAAAGAGGCCAATAAGCCAACTGGGAAGATTGCCATTGCGCTCCAGCGGGCTGTGCCGCCGCCTAAGATTAATCCTTTTGATGATAAGCCAAAGATGAAATTTGGCttcgaggaggaagaggaggaggtgcccaACAAGAAGGCGAAAGTTGCAGGGAAGGCAACAGACACCAGGAGGTCGGCAATTGATGATCTGatgaaggaggaggagaaggccAAGGAGCGGAGCAACCGGAAGGACTACTGGCTGTGCCCTGGTATCGTTGTCAAGGTGATGAGCAAGTCGCTGGCCGAGAAGGGGTACTACAAGCAGAAGGGGTTGGTGAAGAGGGTGATTGATAAGTATGTCGGGGAGATTGAGATGCTGGAGAGCAAGCATGTTCTCAGGGTCGACCAGGATGAGCTTGAGACTGTCCTCCCGCAGATTGGTGGGCTGGTGCGGATTGTTAACGGGGCTTACCGGGGCTCGAATGCAAGGCTGCTCTCAGTGGACACAGAGAGATTCTCCGCCAAACTGCAGGTTGAAAAGGGCCTCTATGATGGGAAAGTTCTCAAGGCTATTGAGTATGAGGACATTTGCAAGGTTGCTCAGTGA